One genomic region from Muriicola soli encodes:
- a CDS encoding acetyl-CoA C-acyltransferase, giving the protein MKTAYIVKAYRTAVGKAPKGLFRFKRPDELAAETIEYMMKEVPQLDKKRIDDVIVGNAMPEAEQGLNVARLISLMGLKIEDVPGVTVNRYCASGLETIGIATAKIQSGMADCIIAGGAESMSYIPMGGYKPTPDYAVASEGNEDYYWGMGLTAEAVAEQFKVSREDQDEFAYNSHMKALKAQKEGKFEDQIVPIEVDHTFVNAKGKKESKSYTVKQDEGPRADTSKEVLAKLRPVFAAGGSVTAGNSSQMSDGAAFVLVMSEEMVKELNLEPIARLVNYAAAGVEPRIMGIGPVKAIPKALKQAGMKQSDIELIELNEAFASQSLAVIRELDLNQEIVNVNGGAIALGHPLGCTGAKLSVQLFDEMRKRKMKGKHGLVTMCVGTGQGAAGIFEFLN; this is encoded by the coding sequence ATGAAAACTGCATACATAGTAAAAGCTTATAGAACTGCCGTTGGGAAAGCCCCTAAAGGCCTGTTCCGATTTAAACGCCCTGACGAATTGGCTGCCGAGACCATCGAGTATATGATGAAGGAGGTGCCTCAGCTCGATAAGAAAAGGATAGACGACGTCATCGTAGGAAACGCCATGCCGGAAGCCGAACAAGGCTTAAATGTGGCCCGACTGATCTCACTTATGGGATTGAAGATCGAAGATGTCCCCGGAGTCACAGTAAACAGGTATTGTGCTTCAGGATTGGAAACCATTGGAATTGCAACCGCCAAAATTCAGTCTGGAATGGCAGACTGTATCATTGCCGGTGGAGCGGAGAGCATGAGCTATATCCCTATGGGAGGATACAAACCAACACCTGATTATGCCGTTGCGAGCGAAGGGAATGAGGATTATTATTGGGGTATGGGATTAACCGCCGAAGCCGTTGCAGAGCAGTTTAAAGTATCAAGGGAAGATCAGGATGAATTTGCCTATAATTCGCATATGAAGGCCCTCAAAGCTCAGAAGGAAGGAAAGTTTGAAGATCAGATAGTTCCCATTGAAGTAGATCACACCTTTGTTAACGCCAAGGGGAAAAAAGAAAGCAAGTCCTATACGGTTAAGCAGGATGAAGGTCCACGGGCCGATACCTCAAAAGAGGTTTTAGCCAAACTCAGACCCGTTTTTGCGGCAGGTGGAAGTGTGACTGCAGGTAATTCTTCACAGATGAGCGATGGTGCAGCTTTTGTTCTGGTCATGAGTGAAGAGATGGTGAAAGAATTGAATTTGGAACCGATCGCCAGATTGGTCAACTATGCCGCTGCCGGCGTAGAACCCAGAATCATGGGAATCGGACCGGTAAAGGCAATTCCAAAGGCACTTAAGCAAGCGGGAATGAAGCAGTCAGACATCGAGTTGATCGAATTAAACGAAGCTTTTGCCTCACAATCCCTGGCAGTGATCAGGGAATTAGATCTCAATCAGGAAATTGTTAACGTCAACGGTGGTGCTATCGCCTTAGGCCATCCCCTGGGATGTACCGGTGCCAAGTTATCGGTTCAATTATTTGACGAGATGCGCAAGCGAAAAATGAAAGGAAAACACGGCCTTGTCACCATGTGCGTAGGAACCGGACAGGGAGCAGCGGGCATTTTTGAATTTTTAAATTAA
- a CDS encoding bifunctional alpha,alpha-trehalose-phosphate synthase (UDP-forming)/trehalose-phosphatase: protein MAKTIIISNRLPVQLQIDNGTINAIPSVGGLATGMKSVHSDGQSLWIGWSGLTEEEIPEELEGEIDKALAEHGSSKVKLTAAEVDGFYYGFSNRTIWPLFHYFLEYSEFELSSWNTYREVNQKFADAILKEASEDDIIWVHDYQLMLVPQMVREKRPDISIGFFLHIPFPSYEIFRTLPWREEVLLGLLGSDLIGFHTYDYERHFLSSIRRILGLEVSFNDIYLESRIIKVDSFPMGIDYAKFHNAAKDHEALPKNKQSDLQRRLNTHKESTPDAKFLLSIDRLDYSKGIAKRLNAYEYFLNKYPQYKEKVRLIILAVPSRSNVPQYQLLKREIDELVGRINGELATVSWTPIWYFYRSLPFDNLIDLYTSCDIAWLTPIRDGMNLVAKEYIATRTDKTGVLILSEMAGSANEMNESLLINPNNFEQIADTIHRAIQMPEKEQKERNSVLQKRLERYNVEKWANDFMRSLTEQRDKDPTYVAQRLSVDLTNTLISEYREAEHRLLFLDYDGTLAGFHNDPQKASPDAELYKLLDDMNALPNTDVFLISGRDKETFGKWFLKKKYNMIVEHGVWLSEGGNDFTMLENVKKDWMEKILPVLESFVDRTPGSFVEEKNYSLAWHYRNTDPDFGQKRASELNTVLRSLIANDDLSVLNGNKVMEIKSSNVNKGRAAMRIFTRHDYDFVFAIGDDWTDEFMFQELPETAVTVKVGRQKTQAKFYLDSIKNVRDLLSRFTKK, encoded by the coding sequence ATGGCCAAAACTATCATAATCTCAAACAGACTGCCTGTACAATTGCAAATTGACAATGGAACCATCAATGCTATCCCCAGCGTAGGCGGATTAGCTACCGGCATGAAGTCTGTTCATTCTGATGGGCAAAGCCTGTGGATCGGGTGGAGTGGCCTCACAGAAGAGGAGATTCCGGAAGAGTTGGAAGGTGAGATAGATAAGGCATTGGCCGAACACGGTTCTTCCAAGGTAAAACTAACGGCTGCAGAGGTTGATGGCTTTTATTACGGCTTTAGTAACCGAACCATATGGCCTCTTTTTCATTACTTTCTAGAGTATTCAGAGTTTGAACTCTCCAGCTGGAATACCTACAGGGAGGTAAACCAAAAATTTGCCGATGCCATTTTAAAGGAAGCTTCGGAAGATGACATTATTTGGGTTCACGACTATCAACTGATGTTGGTCCCTCAGATGGTACGTGAAAAAAGGCCCGATATTTCCATTGGTTTCTTTCTTCATATCCCCTTTCCCTCTTATGAAATCTTCAGAACCCTGCCCTGGAGGGAAGAAGTTTTATTGGGGCTTCTAGGTTCAGACCTTATAGGTTTCCACACTTACGATTACGAAAGGCATTTTTTAAGTTCCATAAGGCGTATCCTGGGCCTGGAAGTTAGTTTTAACGATATTTATCTTGAGAGTCGGATCATCAAGGTCGATTCTTTTCCCATGGGGATTGATTACGCTAAATTCCACAATGCTGCAAAAGATCATGAAGCCTTGCCAAAGAATAAGCAATCCGATCTTCAGCGCAGGCTCAACACCCACAAGGAATCAACCCCTGACGCAAAATTTCTATTGTCCATAGACCGATTAGACTACTCCAAAGGGATCGCAAAACGCCTCAATGCCTACGAATACTTCCTGAATAAATACCCTCAGTACAAGGAAAAGGTTCGATTGATCATCCTGGCTGTTCCCTCGAGGAGCAATGTTCCCCAATACCAATTGCTCAAACGGGAAATTGATGAGCTGGTAGGACGGATCAACGGGGAGCTGGCCACAGTAAGCTGGACGCCGATCTGGTACTTTTACCGCTCTTTGCCCTTTGACAATCTTATTGATTTGTACACCTCATGTGATATAGCCTGGCTTACGCCCATACGCGACGGGATGAACCTGGTGGCCAAAGAGTATATCGCTACCAGAACAGACAAAACCGGGGTGCTCATTTTAAGTGAAATGGCAGGTTCGGCCAATGAGATGAATGAGTCCTTGCTTATCAACCCCAACAACTTTGAACAAATCGCAGATACCATTCACAGGGCGATACAGATGCCTGAGAAAGAGCAAAAAGAAAGGAATAGCGTGCTGCAAAAAAGGCTTGAACGCTACAATGTAGAGAAATGGGCCAATGATTTTATGCGCTCCCTTACCGAACAGAGAGATAAGGATCCAACCTATGTGGCACAACGTTTATCCGTTGATCTAACAAACACCCTGATCAGTGAATATAGGGAAGCTGAACACCGACTGCTATTTTTAGATTACGACGGTACGCTGGCGGGCTTCCACAACGATCCTCAAAAGGCATCACCCGATGCCGAACTTTATAAATTGTTGGATGATATGAACGCGTTACCCAATACAGACGTATTCCTGATCAGTGGGCGGGATAAAGAGACGTTTGGGAAATGGTTTCTAAAAAAGAAATACAATATGATCGTTGAGCACGGCGTATGGCTTTCGGAAGGAGGAAACGATTTTACCATGCTGGAGAATGTCAAAAAGGACTGGATGGAGAAGATTCTGCCCGTTTTGGAATCCTTTGTTGACCGTACCCCGGGAAGTTTTGTAGAGGAAAAAAATTACTCCCTTGCCTGGCACTATCGGAATACAGATCCTGATTTCGGACAAAAAAGAGCCTCTGAACTTAATACGGTGCTGAGAAGCCTAATTGCCAACGATGACCTCAGCGTGTTGAATGGCAACAAGGTGATGGAAATTAAAAGCAGTAATGTAAATAAGGGAAGGGCTGCAATGCGTATTTTTACGAGGCATGATTACGACTTTGTCTTTGCGATCGGTGATGACTGGACCGATGAGTTTATGTTCCAGGAATTGCCTGAGACCGCAGTTACGGTCAAAGTCGGCCGACAAAAAACACAAGCTAAATTTTATCTAGATAGTATTAAAAATGTACGCGATCTCCTATCCCGATTTACCAAAAAATAA
- a CDS encoding glycoside hydrolase family 15 protein, with product MDNLDYGIIGNCRSAALISKTASIDWCCLPEFDSSSVFAKLLDDEIGGNFGIKVAPSYEIKQRYKKNTAVLITEFREGNDVFEIHDFMPRYLTSQSQYYAPPEVVRYIKHISGKPKFSVHYEPKLAYALGETKSYIKKNFIASLTKGKNFETVFLYTSFNKNAVMEGRELEVTENGYFLIAYNEKIFLPSTRKIYLELERTKVYWLNWSNKTPNYKKYNAQITRSAITLKLLTYNKSGAVLAAATTSLPETIGEVRNWDYRFCWIRDASMVIKVMVDLGHVNVARRYLQFIVDLIPEKGEKLQIMYGINKEKKLTEKTLDHLKGYKGSKPVRIGNAAYKQRQNDIYGILMDAIHAQLNIFSTNIENAEELWGITKGIAWIVSEHWQEPDKGIWEFREEDRHFTFSKVLCWVAIDRAIKVARIFRKWQKIEKWSMLEQEIKQDIMDKAWNDDVKAFTQSYGSKNLDASVLLMESYGFIPARDPKYISTVKAIEKHLSNDGLLYRYKNKDDFGLPSSSFTICTFWFINSLFKIGEEEKAQKLFDRVLSYGNHLGLFSEDIDFKSKRLLGNFPQAYSHLALIECAINFSQKATEQRILESMR from the coding sequence ATGGACAACTTAGATTACGGAATAATAGGGAATTGCAGGAGTGCAGCACTCATTTCAAAAACAGCTTCAATTGATTGGTGCTGTTTACCAGAATTTGACTCTTCCTCCGTCTTTGCCAAACTTCTCGACGATGAAATAGGTGGTAATTTTGGCATTAAGGTAGCTCCTTCCTATGAGATAAAACAACGTTATAAAAAAAATACTGCTGTTTTAATTACTGAGTTCAGGGAAGGGAATGATGTTTTTGAGATTCACGACTTTATGCCGAGGTATCTCACCAGTCAAAGTCAATATTACGCCCCTCCTGAAGTCGTGCGATACATAAAGCACATCTCCGGAAAACCAAAGTTTAGCGTCCACTATGAACCTAAACTGGCCTATGCCCTTGGGGAAACAAAGTCTTATATCAAAAAGAATTTTATCGCGAGTCTGACTAAGGGTAAAAATTTTGAAACGGTTTTCCTGTACACCTCTTTTAACAAAAACGCGGTCATGGAGGGGAGAGAGTTGGAAGTCACAGAGAACGGATATTTTCTGATTGCATACAACGAGAAAATTTTCCTGCCCAGCACCCGGAAGATCTATCTGGAACTGGAAAGGACCAAAGTGTACTGGTTAAACTGGAGCAATAAAACCCCTAATTATAAAAAATACAACGCGCAGATCACCAGAAGCGCGATCACTTTAAAGTTACTCACTTATAACAAATCAGGCGCAGTCTTAGCCGCTGCTACCACATCATTGCCAGAAACCATTGGGGAAGTTAGGAATTGGGATTATCGATTTTGCTGGATTCGCGATGCCTCTATGGTAATCAAAGTGATGGTTGATCTCGGACACGTCAATGTTGCCCGGCGATATCTGCAATTTATCGTTGACCTTATTCCTGAAAAAGGGGAGAAGCTTCAGATCATGTACGGGATCAACAAAGAGAAAAAACTTACCGAGAAAACCCTGGACCACTTAAAGGGATACAAGGGCTCTAAACCGGTCAGGATTGGTAATGCGGCCTACAAGCAGAGGCAGAACGACATTTATGGCATCCTGATGGATGCTATTCACGCCCAATTGAACATTTTCAGTACCAATATTGAAAATGCCGAAGAGCTCTGGGGAATAACCAAAGGAATCGCCTGGATCGTTTCTGAACACTGGCAGGAACCTGACAAGGGGATCTGGGAATTTCGGGAAGAAGATCGGCATTTTACCTTCTCCAAAGTCTTGTGTTGGGTCGCCATTGATCGCGCGATCAAAGTGGCACGTATCTTCCGCAAATGGCAGAAGATTGAGAAATGGAGTATGTTAGAGCAGGAGATCAAACAAGACATAATGGACAAGGCCTGGAATGATGATGTAAAGGCCTTTACCCAATCTTACGGTAGCAAAAACCTCGATGCCTCGGTCTTACTCATGGAATCTTACGGTTTTATTCCAGCCAGGGATCCAAAGTATATCAGTACTGTGAAAGCTATAGAAAAACACCTCAGCAACGACGGACTCTTATATCGATATAAAAATAAGGACGATTTTGGATTGCCCTCTTCTTCGTTTACGATCTGTACGTTTTGGTTTATCAACAGCTTATTCAAAATCGGAGAAGAAGAAAAAGCGCAGAAGTTATTTGACCGCGTTTTGAGTTACGGGAATCATCTGGGCTTATTTAGTGAGGACATCGACTTTAAATCGAAGCGCTTGCTGGGGAATTTTCCACAAGCTTATTCCCATCTTGCACTTATTGAATGTGCTATAAATTTTTCTCAGAAAGCCACAGAACAACGTATCCTCGAATCTATGCGTTAA
- a CDS encoding pyridoxal phosphate-dependent decarboxylase family protein: MKSTLLSEVYNPEIFREQGHALIDLLAGHLEESLRQNKKVINWNLPEDEKDFWEGFLASGSETDFFKEVLVHTTHVHNPRYIGHQVCAPAPIAALSGLVSAMLNNGMAVYEMGMAPTAIERIITDLIAAKIGFDKTARGILTSGGTLANLTAILAARKAKVMKDVWKEGSSDRLAIMVSEEAHYCVDRAARIMGLGSDGIIKVPVTDGFVMDSSKLEAYYQQATEKGLNVFALVGSAPSTATGIYDDLEDLAAFCKRHGLWLHVDGAHGGAAVFSDKYKKTVKGIELADSVVIDGHKMMLMSTITTALIFRDGSHSHTIFSQEADYLLQQSDKEDWFNLAKRTFECTKTMMSLQWFLLFKTYGEKVFDENVTTLYDLGQSFGKMIVADPDLELATTPGSNIVCFRFVHPGLSLEETNDLNRRIRQELLEEGKFYIVQTRIRGKQYLRCTIMNPFTTIQHLDELLSLVRIKARQILNA, from the coding sequence ATGAAATCAACCCTTTTAAGTGAAGTATATAATCCAGAAATATTCCGGGAACAAGGCCATGCACTTATCGACCTGCTTGCAGGGCATTTGGAGGAGAGTCTCCGGCAGAACAAGAAGGTGATCAACTGGAACCTGCCCGAGGACGAAAAAGATTTTTGGGAAGGTTTCCTGGCTTCAGGATCCGAGACTGATTTTTTTAAAGAAGTTCTCGTACATACCACTCATGTTCATAACCCCCGATACATCGGACATCAGGTTTGTGCCCCCGCCCCTATCGCAGCCTTGTCTGGATTGGTCAGTGCTATGCTCAACAATGGCATGGCCGTCTATGAAATGGGTATGGCCCCAACAGCCATTGAACGTATCATCACAGATTTGATCGCCGCAAAAATTGGTTTCGATAAAACGGCAAGGGGTATCTTAACTTCAGGTGGGACGTTGGCCAACCTCACGGCAATCTTAGCCGCCCGAAAAGCCAAGGTTATGAAAGATGTCTGGAAGGAAGGCAGTTCAGATCGACTGGCAATTATGGTCTCTGAAGAGGCTCATTACTGTGTAGACAGAGCAGCCAGAATCATGGGCCTTGGATCGGATGGGATTATTAAAGTTCCGGTGACTGATGGTTTTGTCATGGACAGCTCCAAATTGGAAGCGTATTATCAACAGGCTACGGAAAAAGGATTAAACGTATTTGCCCTGGTTGGAAGCGCCCCTTCAACAGCCACAGGAATTTACGATGATTTGGAAGACCTTGCAGCTTTCTGTAAAAGGCACGGGCTTTGGCTTCATGTAGATGGGGCTCACGGAGGTGCAGCGGTTTTCTCGGATAAATACAAAAAAACGGTCAAGGGAATTGAACTCGCCGATTCAGTGGTTATTGACGGACATAAGATGATGTTGATGTCTACCATAACCACTGCACTCATTTTTCGGGATGGCAGTCACTCTCATACCATTTTTAGTCAGGAAGCGGATTACTTATTGCAGCAATCGGACAAAGAAGACTGGTTCAATCTGGCGAAAAGAACCTTTGAGTGTACTAAAACTATGATGAGTCTGCAGTGGTTCCTGCTTTTTAAAACCTATGGAGAAAAGGTTTTTGACGAGAATGTCACTACCCTATATGATTTGGGGCAAAGCTTTGGGAAAATGATCGTTGCAGATCCCGATTTGGAACTGGCTACGACTCCTGGTTCCAACATCGTTTGTTTCCGATTTGTGCACCCGGGGCTTTCTCTGGAAGAGACTAACGACTTAAACAGAAGGATAAGGCAAGAACTTCTTGAGGAAGGGAAATTTTATATCGTTCAAACCCGCATTCGAGGGAAACAGTACCTTCGCTGCACCATAATGAATCCTTTTACCACCATTCAACATCTGGACGAACTGCTTTCACTGGTCAGGATAAAAGCAAGGCAAATCCTTAACGCATAG
- a CDS encoding dipeptidyl-peptidase 3 family protein produces MKLRHFLIAFIALGLIWSCQEKEAPERIADSEAASFEYFVEQFADIQILRYQIPGFDELSLDQKRLVYYLNQAGLAGRDIIWDQNYRHNLEIRNGLENIYRSYSGDKSTAEWQAFETYLKRVWFSNGIHHHYSNDKLKPDFSPDYLQGLLDETGTRLEGEAFEVLFNEADIKKVNKKKGVDNVAASAVNFYDPSLTDAEVEAFYAKADKGPEGRPVETGLNTRLSKIDGEIKEEVYKSGGLYGEAIDEIIKWLQKAVEVAENEQQATTLKLLIEYYKTGSLDTWDEYAISWVNSREGDVDWINGFIEVYNDPKGYKGSYETIVQLKDFEMSRQMAVLSENAQWFEDESPLMDEHKKENVVGVSYKTVNVAGEAGDASPSTPIGVNLPNNNWIRQEHGSKSVSLGNIIEAYSNAGGSGRLNEFAYSEEEIARENKYGKTASKLLTALHEVVGHASGQLNEGVGQPKETLKNYASTMEEGRADLVGLYYLMDPKLQEMGLTDNWEALGMTAYDRYIRNGLVTQLIRIELGDDIEEDHMVNRQWVSAWVFEKGKDDKVIEKVVREGKTFYRINDYAKLRELFGELLKETQRIKSEGDFKAAQDLVEGYGVKVDQELHAEVLERNSAFKTPPYSGFVNPVLMPEMNREGEITDIKVVQPNSFQEQMLSYSEQYSNLN; encoded by the coding sequence ATGAAATTACGACATTTTTTAATCGCATTTATTGCACTCGGACTAATTTGGTCTTGCCAGGAAAAGGAGGCTCCTGAGCGTATTGCCGATTCCGAAGCTGCCTCTTTCGAATATTTTGTAGAGCAATTTGCGGACATCCAAATTCTGAGATACCAAATCCCTGGGTTTGATGAACTAAGCCTTGATCAAAAAAGATTGGTTTATTACCTGAACCAAGCCGGCCTGGCTGGCAGAGACATTATCTGGGATCAGAATTACCGTCATAATCTGGAAATAAGGAATGGCCTTGAAAACATCTATAGGAGCTACTCTGGGGATAAATCCACTGCTGAATGGCAGGCATTTGAAACTTACCTGAAAAGAGTTTGGTTCTCCAATGGGATCCATCACCATTATTCCAATGACAAATTAAAACCCGACTTCAGTCCAGACTACCTTCAGGGTTTACTCGATGAAACGGGTACAAGGCTGGAGGGCGAAGCATTTGAGGTATTATTCAATGAAGCGGATATTAAAAAAGTCAATAAAAAGAAGGGCGTGGATAACGTAGCAGCCTCGGCTGTAAATTTTTATGATCCCAGCCTGACCGATGCTGAGGTTGAGGCCTTTTACGCCAAAGCCGATAAAGGACCGGAGGGAAGACCGGTAGAAACAGGATTAAATACGAGGCTTTCAAAAATTGATGGTGAAATCAAAGAGGAGGTCTATAAGTCGGGCGGACTCTACGGGGAGGCCATCGATGAGATCATCAAATGGCTTCAGAAGGCTGTTGAAGTTGCTGAGAATGAACAGCAGGCAACTACGCTCAAACTTCTCATAGAGTATTATAAAACGGGTAGTCTTGATACCTGGGATGAATATGCCATCTCCTGGGTGAATTCCCGTGAAGGCGATGTTGACTGGATCAATGGATTTATAGAGGTATACAACGATCCAAAAGGGTATAAGGGTTCTTATGAAACCATCGTCCAGCTCAAGGACTTTGAAATGTCAAGACAAATGGCGGTGCTTTCTGAAAACGCCCAGTGGTTTGAAGATGAATCTCCCTTGATGGACGAACACAAAAAAGAAAATGTTGTAGGGGTTTCTTATAAAACAGTAAATGTGGCCGGAGAGGCCGGAGATGCTTCACCCAGTACACCAATAGGGGTTAACCTTCCAAATAATAACTGGATTAGACAGGAACATGGCAGCAAGTCGGTTTCCCTAGGAAACATCATTGAAGCCTACAGTAATGCCGGTGGCTCAGGCAGATTAAATGAATTTGCTTACAGTGAAGAGGAAATCGCCCGGGAAAATAAATACGGTAAGACTGCATCAAAATTGTTAACAGCATTACATGAAGTCGTAGGTCATGCCTCAGGACAACTCAATGAAGGAGTGGGCCAGCCTAAAGAAACGCTTAAAAATTATGCCTCTACCATGGAAGAGGGGAGAGCAGATTTAGTGGGCTTGTACTATTTAATGGATCCAAAGTTGCAGGAGATGGGCCTTACAGACAACTGGGAAGCGTTGGGAATGACTGCCTATGATCGTTATATAAGAAATGGTTTGGTTACCCAGCTGATTAGGATTGAGCTCGGGGATGATATTGAAGAAGATCATATGGTGAATCGACAATGGGTGTCAGCCTGGGTTTTTGAAAAGGGCAAAGATGACAAGGTTATAGAGAAGGTGGTACGCGAGGGTAAAACCTTCTATCGCATTAACGATTATGCCAAACTAAGAGAGCTATTTGGTGAGTTACTCAAAGAAACCCAGAGGATTAAATCAGAAGGTGATTTCAAGGCTGCGCAAGACCTTGTAGAAGGCTATGGAGTTAAAGTGGATCAGGAATTACACGCCGAAGTATTAGAACGGAATTCCGCTTTTAAAACCCCTCCTTACAGTGGCTTTGTAAATCCGGTCTTAATGCCTGAGATGAATAGAGAAGGTGAAATTACCGATATTAAAGTAGTTCAACCTAACAGTTTTCAGGAACAAATGCTGTCGTACTCAGAACAATACAGCAATTTAAATTAG
- a CDS encoding acyl-CoA dehydrogenase family protein, whose product MSTETINKDILRGGQFLVKETKCEDVFTLEDLNEEQKMMRESTKEFVDRELWANWERFEKKDYEFTKECMLKAGELGLLSIAVPEAYGGMGMGFVSTMLVCDYISGATGSFSTAFGAHTGIGTLPITLYGTEEQKQKYVPKLATGEWFGAYCLTEPGAGSDANSGKTKAVLSKDGKHYSITGQKMWISNAGFCNLLIVFARIEDDKNITGFIVENDPENGISMGEEEKKLGIHSSSTRQVFFNETKVPVENMLSERGNGFKIAMNALNVGRIKLAAACLEAQRRVLNEAVNYANERIQFKTPIINFGAIKSKIAQMAINTYAGESACYRAAKNIEDRIAIREAEGNTHQEAELKGVEEYAIECSILKVAVSEDVQNTTDEGIQIFGGMGFSADTPMEKAWRDARISRIYEGTNEINRMLAVGMLVKKAMKGHVDLLGPATAVGEELMGIPSFDTPDFSELFAEEKDLIARLKKVFLMVAGSAVQKFGPDLESHQQLLLAASDILIEIYMAESTLLRTEKNAKRSGEETQEIEIAMTKLYLYEAVDLVIKKGKEAIVSFAEGDEQRMMLMGLKRFTKYTNQPNVVALRNKIADKVAADNGYTFDE is encoded by the coding sequence ATGAGTACCGAAACTATAAACAAAGATATTTTAAGGGGAGGCCAGTTTCTTGTCAAAGAAACCAAGTGTGAAGACGTCTTTACCCTGGAAGACCTCAACGAGGAACAAAAAATGATGCGTGAAAGCACCAAGGAATTCGTCGATCGGGAGCTTTGGGCAAATTGGGAACGCTTTGAGAAGAAAGATTACGAATTTACCAAGGAATGTATGCTTAAAGCAGGAGAACTCGGACTTTTGAGTATTGCTGTTCCTGAAGCTTACGGGGGAATGGGAATGGGCTTTGTCTCTACTATGCTTGTATGCGATTATATCTCAGGAGCTACTGGATCATTTAGTACTGCATTTGGCGCACATACAGGAATTGGGACGCTTCCCATTACTTTATATGGTACCGAAGAGCAGAAGCAAAAATACGTCCCCAAACTGGCTACCGGAGAATGGTTTGGTGCTTACTGCCTTACAGAGCCCGGAGCGGGATCAGATGCTAATTCAGGAAAGACAAAGGCTGTTCTTTCTAAAGACGGAAAACACTATAGCATCACAGGACAAAAGATGTGGATTTCCAATGCCGGTTTCTGCAACTTGCTTATCGTCTTCGCCAGAATAGAGGATGATAAGAACATCACCGGATTTATCGTAGAAAACGATCCTGAAAATGGGATCTCAATGGGTGAGGAAGAAAAAAAGCTGGGTATACATTCCTCCAGTACACGTCAGGTTTTCTTCAATGAGACAAAAGTACCTGTTGAAAATATGCTTTCCGAAAGGGGTAACGGATTTAAAATCGCGATGAACGCCTTAAACGTTGGACGAATTAAATTAGCTGCCGCCTGCCTTGAAGCACAAAGAAGGGTATTGAATGAAGCCGTAAATTACGCCAATGAACGCATTCAGTTTAAAACCCCCATTATCAATTTCGGGGCTATTAAATCTAAGATTGCACAAATGGCGATCAACACCTATGCAGGAGAATCTGCCTGCTACCGTGCAGCCAAAAATATCGAAGATCGTATTGCGATAAGAGAAGCTGAAGGGAATACGCATCAGGAAGCAGAACTCAAGGGGGTAGAAGAATACGCCATAGAATGTTCTATACTAAAAGTGGCAGTTTCTGAAGACGTACAGAATACAACGGACGAAGGGATTCAGATCTTTGGGGGCATGGGCTTTAGCGCTGATACCCCTATGGAAAAAGCCTGGAGAGATGCGAGAATTTCCAGGATCTATGAAGGCACCAATGAGATCAACCGAATGCTAGCTGTGGGAATGTTGGTCAAAAAAGCTATGAAAGGTCACGTAGACCTCTTAGGACCCGCTACAGCAGTAGGAGAAGAATTAATGGGAATCCCTTCTTTTGATACTCCTGATTTCTCCGAATTGTTCGCCGAAGAGAAAGACCTTATCGCAAGATTGAAAAAGGTATTCTTAATGGTGGCAGGAAGTGCCGTACAGAAATTTGGTCCGGACCTCGAATCACATCAGCAATTGCTACTCGCTGCCTCTGATATTCTGATCGAAATTTATATGGCTGAATCTACCCTGCTTCGCACCGAAAAAAATGCGAAACGCAGCGGAGAAGAGACCCAGGAAATTGAAATTGCAATGACCAAACTCTATTTATACGAGGCAGTCGATCTTGTAATTAAAAAAGGAAAAGAAGCCATCGTATCCTTTGCTGAAGGAGACGAACAGCGTATGATGTTAATGGGACTGAAAAGGTTTACAAAATACACCAATCAGCCCAATGTAGTGGCCTTACGCAACAAGATTGCCGATAAGGTGGCAGCTGATAACGGCTACACTTTTGACGAATAA